Proteins found in one Lysinibacillus fusiformis genomic segment:
- a CDS encoding aldehyde dehydrogenase family protein: MEIKNYIGGKWITHSHLQSIAVTNPANGEQLATIPRSTSNEVGEAVAAAKQAQKSWALIPAPKRADYLYAIGQKMKEKKEHLATVLTKEMGKVIEEARGEVQEGIDMAYYMAGEGRRLFGETTPSELANKFAMSVRAPIGVVALITPWNFPVAIATWKSFPAIVAGNTFIWKPSNETPMMAYEMGKIFEEVGLPDGVANIVFGTGPTVGTALIEHPDVKVISFTGSTTTGSKVAELGGKHLKKVSLEMGGKNAVIVMNDADLQLATEGILWSAFGTAGQRCTACSRVIVHKDVREQLEKRLLDEMQKLTIGDGLDEEVKIGPVINKAALEKINHYVQIGKQEGATLLAGGRILNEPPYDKGFYYEPTLFTNVKPDMIIAQEEIFGPVVSLIEVASLEEAIEVNNGVKFGLSSSIFSQDVNTIFRAQRDLDTGIVYVNAGTTGAEIHLPFGGTKGTGNGHRDSGVAALDVYTEWKSIYVDYSGKLQRAQIDTE, from the coding sequence TACCGCGCTCTACTTCAAATGAGGTAGGCGAGGCTGTAGCTGCTGCCAAACAAGCACAAAAAAGCTGGGCACTTATACCAGCTCCAAAACGTGCAGATTATTTATATGCCATCGGTCAAAAAATGAAAGAGAAAAAAGAACATTTGGCGACCGTTTTAACAAAAGAGATGGGCAAGGTCATTGAAGAAGCTAGAGGAGAAGTACAAGAAGGAATCGATATGGCATACTATATGGCTGGTGAAGGACGCAGATTGTTTGGTGAAACAACACCATCTGAGCTTGCCAATAAATTTGCTATGAGTGTAAGGGCACCTATAGGCGTTGTAGCGCTCATTACACCTTGGAATTTCCCTGTTGCTATTGCCACTTGGAAGTCATTTCCTGCTATTGTTGCAGGGAATACATTCATTTGGAAACCGTCTAATGAGACACCGATGATGGCCTATGAAATGGGTAAAATTTTTGAGGAAGTAGGCTTACCAGATGGTGTAGCCAATATCGTATTTGGTACAGGACCTACAGTAGGGACAGCATTAATTGAACATCCTGACGTCAAGGTTATTTCGTTTACAGGATCTACGACAACGGGCAGTAAAGTAGCTGAGCTTGGCGGGAAGCATTTGAAAAAGGTTTCATTAGAGATGGGTGGAAAAAATGCTGTTATTGTCATGAATGATGCTGATTTACAGCTAGCTACAGAAGGGATTTTATGGAGCGCATTTGGTACTGCTGGGCAAAGGTGTACAGCATGTAGCCGAGTCATTGTGCATAAAGATGTAAGAGAACAATTAGAAAAACGTCTCTTAGATGAAATGCAAAAACTCACAATTGGGGATGGTCTAGACGAGGAAGTTAAAATTGGGCCAGTGATTAATAAAGCAGCATTGGAAAAAATTAATCACTATGTGCAAATAGGTAAACAGGAAGGTGCCACATTATTAGCAGGCGGCAGGATATTAAATGAACCACCTTATGATAAAGGGTTCTATTATGAGCCAACATTGTTTACGAATGTGAAGCCTGACATGATTATTGCCCAAGAGGAAATCTTTGGTCCAGTCGTTTCTCTAATTGAAGTAGCAAGTTTGGAAGAAGCAATTGAAGTAAATAATGGTGTGAAATTTGGCTTGTCTAGCTCAATATTCTCACAAGATGTCAATACAATTTTCCGCGCACAGCGTGATTTAGACACAGGTATTGTTTATGTAAATGCCGGCACAACAGGTGCTGAAATCCATTTGCCATTTGGAGGTACAAAAGGGACTGGAAATGGACACCGCGATTCAGGTGTAGCTGCCCTGGATGTATATACAGAGTGGAAAAGTATTTATGTAGACTACAGCGGTAAATTACAAAGAGCACAAATCGATACAGAGTAA
- a CDS encoding saccharopine dehydrogenase family protein: MKVVVLGAGLMGKEVARDLIKNDKVGRVFLGDIDVKVAQEFVDSLGSNKVEVVELHAERDDSLMDVISKGDVVVNALFYSFNERVARAAIEAGVHSVDLGGHIGGVTEKILDLHEEAKVKGVTIIPDLGVAPGMVNILAGYGASKLDEVESIKLFVGGIPTEPKPPLHYTRVFSLDGVFDHYTEPSKTIQKGKLEEVPSLSGVEPIYFDDFGVLEAFYTSGGISTLYKTFPNVRTLEYKTIRYKGHAEKFKLLADLGFLDSANKVEVDNQEVPVRAVVREALKKKLELGTKPDAVLLRVIVAGEKAQQQVTYEYEMVVRKDMTINETAMARATANTISVVAQMIGAGAITEPGVFPPEAIVPGDTYIEEMAKRGVVIKETSHKSTMIVKW; encoded by the coding sequence ATGAAAGTTGTTGTATTAGGTGCAGGTTTAATGGGGAAAGAGGTAGCTCGTGATTTAATAAAAAACGATAAAGTTGGGCGTGTGTTTTTAGGAGATATCGATGTAAAAGTAGCACAAGAGTTTGTCGACTCGCTGGGCTCAAATAAGGTTGAGGTTGTAGAGCTTCATGCAGAACGAGACGACTCGTTAATGGATGTTATTTCAAAAGGTGATGTTGTCGTTAATGCGCTATTTTATTCGTTCAATGAGCGAGTAGCGAGAGCAGCGATTGAGGCAGGCGTACATTCCGTAGATTTAGGAGGCCATATCGGTGGTGTTACAGAGAAGATACTAGATCTTCATGAGGAGGCAAAAGTAAAGGGCGTTACAATTATCCCTGACTTAGGCGTTGCTCCTGGTATGGTCAATATTCTAGCGGGCTATGGTGCCTCAAAATTAGACGAAGTAGAATCTATTAAACTATTTGTTGGTGGTATTCCAACTGAGCCAAAGCCTCCACTTCATTATACACGTGTATTTTCTCTAGATGGCGTATTCGATCATTATACTGAGCCTTCAAAAACGATTCAGAAGGGCAAGCTTGAAGAAGTTCCATCCCTATCAGGCGTTGAACCTATTTATTTTGATGATTTCGGTGTGCTTGAGGCATTTTATACATCTGGTGGAATCTCCACATTGTATAAGACATTCCCGAATGTCCGCACATTAGAATATAAAACAATCCGCTATAAAGGCCATGCAGAGAAATTTAAACTTTTAGCAGACTTAGGCTTCCTTGATTCTGCAAATAAGGTCGAAGTGGATAACCAAGAAGTTCCTGTTCGTGCAGTCGTACGAGAGGCACTCAAAAAGAAACTTGAATTGGGTACAAAACCTGATGCTGTATTGTTACGTGTGATTGTAGCTGGTGAAAAAGCCCAGCAGCAGGTGACATATGAATATGAAATGGTTGTACGTAAGGATATGACAATTAATGAAACAGCTATGGCACGTGCTACCGCAAATACGATTTCAGTTGTAGCTCAGATGATTGGTGCGGGTGCTATTACAGAGCCTGGTGTATTCCCGCCTGAAGCAATCGTGCCAGGTGATACGTATATTGAAGAGATGGCTAAACGTGGCGTGGTGATTAAAGAGACATCACATAAGTCTACTATGATTGTGAAATGGTAG
- a CDS encoding acyl-CoA dehydrogenase family protein translates to MNFEMSTEQEILRKTVRQFVDEEIIPYIAKWDAEGGFDAKIWSRLAELGLMGVCVPEQYGGSGMDYNALAIVCEELERGDTAFRTAVSVHTGLNSMTLMQWGTEEQKQRYLVPQAKGVRIGAFGLTEPGAGSDVAAMSTTAVHDGNHYILNGQKTWISLCDIADHFIVFAYTDKSKKHHGISAFIVERSMAGFTSKAIKGKYGIRAGNTGELFFEDLRVPVENRLGEEGEGFKIAMSALDNGRFTVAAGAVGLIQACIEASVKYCHERETFGKPIGEHQLVGRMIANMEAGYQMSRLLVYRVGELKNKGVRNTRETSLAKWQSCDFANKAADDAVQIHGAYGYSDEYPVARYLRNSKAPVIYEGTREIHTIMQADYVLGRRQDKPLKNMLPKWPFEE, encoded by the coding sequence ATGAACTTTGAAATGTCCACTGAGCAGGAAATACTACGAAAAACAGTAAGACAGTTTGTTGATGAAGAAATCATTCCCTACATTGCAAAGTGGGATGCTGAAGGTGGCTTTGATGCTAAAATTTGGTCGAGGCTTGCTGAGCTTGGCTTAATGGGGGTTTGTGTTCCCGAACAATACGGTGGTAGTGGGATGGATTATAATGCACTTGCTATCGTATGTGAGGAGCTTGAACGAGGAGATACAGCATTTCGCACAGCTGTATCTGTCCATACGGGCTTAAATAGCATGACCTTAATGCAGTGGGGGACGGAAGAGCAAAAGCAGCGATACCTTGTTCCGCAAGCTAAAGGTGTTCGGATAGGAGCATTTGGTCTCACAGAACCAGGTGCTGGGTCTGATGTAGCTGCCATGTCAACAACTGCTGTCCATGATGGAAACCATTATATCCTCAATGGACAAAAAACGTGGATCTCCTTATGTGATATTGCAGATCACTTTATCGTTTTTGCCTATACAGACAAATCGAAGAAACATCATGGGATTAGTGCGTTTATTGTAGAACGTTCCATGGCTGGCTTTACATCTAAAGCGATTAAAGGCAAATATGGGATTCGTGCTGGTAATACAGGTGAGCTCTTTTTTGAAGACTTACGCGTGCCAGTTGAAAACCGACTTGGCGAAGAGGGCGAGGGCTTCAAAATTGCCATGTCTGCGCTAGATAATGGTCGATTTACAGTAGCGGCAGGTGCTGTTGGTTTGATCCAAGCTTGCATAGAGGCTAGTGTGAAATACTGTCATGAGCGAGAGACATTTGGTAAACCTATTGGTGAGCACCAGCTTGTTGGACGAATGATTGCTAACATGGAAGCGGGCTATCAAATGAGTCGTCTCCTTGTCTATCGTGTTGGTGAATTGAAAAACAAAGGTGTTCGAAATACTCGAGAGACATCATTGGCAAAATGGCAGTCTTGTGATTTTGCCAATAAGGCTGCTGATGATGCGGTACAAATTCATGGAGCATATGGCTATTCAGACGAGTACCCAGTTGCTCGTTATTTAAGAAACTCCAAAGCACCTGTAATTTATGAAGGAACTCGCGAAATTCATACTATTATGCAGGCTGATTATGTGTTAGGAAGACGACAAGATAAGCCATTAAAAAATATGTTGCCTAAATGGCCATTTGAAGAATAA